The sequence AAAAAATTTTAACCACATATATTAATATGTGGAACTAATTTAAATAATTCCACATATTAATTAGTACAAAATAATAAAAATTTTTTAGTTTAATTTAAAATCACAGTTATTCAAAACATCTTGAATAATTTCAAGTCCTTTTTTCATTTCTTCTATTTTTGAAGAAACTATGCTTATTCTAATTTTTGAAGTAGTTTCTTCTGTTGATGAGTAAAAAATAAATCCTGGTAAAACAGAAAGTCCTCTTAAACGACATTTGTAATAAAATTTTTCACTATTGATATAATTCGCTAAATTTACCCAGATAAAAAAACCTCCTTTAGGTATGTGTATTATTTCTAAGTGTTTTATTTTTTGGAGTTCACTAAGCATATACTCCATTTTCATTTTTAAATTAAGTCTCAATTTTTCTAAATGTTTTTCTAATAAACCTCTTTTAATAAAAATTTCTAAAAATTTTTGATTTATTCCAGAAGTTGTAGTGTCAATAAAATATTTATTCAAGCTAAAACTGTCTATATATTTTTTAGGAGGAATTAACATTGTCAATCCCAATGCAGGCATAACAACCTTTGAAAATGTCTTAATAAAAAATACTCTTTCATATTTATCCAAAGCTTTTAAAGATTTTGGACATTCTCTTGAATTATAAAAAAAATCTGAAAAACATTCATCTTCTATTATATAGAAATCATATTTTAATGATAATTCTATCATCTTTTTCTTTTTTTGAAAGGACCAACTTATTCCAGTTGGATTTTGAAAATTTGTCATCATATATACAAAATCTATCTTTTTTCTTTTCAATAATTCTTCAAATTCTTGCATATCCCAACCATCATCTTTCATATCAATATTTTCAATATTACAATAACTTTTTAAAATATGGACTGCATTTTGATAGGTTGGATCAGATAAAAGAACTGTTTTCTTAGGTGATATACCAAAGGCTGTACTTATAAGCTCTAATGCTATTTGAGTACCTGAACAAATAATTATATCATCTTTTTCTCTTCTGATTCCATATTTTCCAATGAATTCAGCTAAAGTTTCTCTTAAACTTTCTAAACCTTGGATATTTTGATAAGCCATAAGGTATCTACTTTCTGTTTCATTTGATAATACCTCATTTACAATTTCTTTGTATTCTTTAATTGGAAAATATTCTTTTGGTGGA is a genomic window of Fusobacterium nucleatum containing:
- a CDS encoding aminotransferase-like domain-containing protein; translation: MRKKLIRNSDVTISTQLYEMLRQDMLGNKWKENDKFYSVRQISIKYKVNLNTVLKVIRMLEEEGYLYSIKGKGCFVKKGYNLDIEKRMTPILNTFRFGQNSKDMEINFSNGGPPKEYFPIKEYKEIVNEVLSNETESRYLMAYQNIQGLESLRETLAEFIGKYGIRREKDDIIICSGTQIALELISTAFGISPKKTVLLSDPTYQNAVHILKSYCNIENIDMKDDGWDMQEFEELLKRKKIDFVYMMTNFQNPTGISWSFQKKKKMIELSLKYDFYIIEDECFSDFFYNSRECPKSLKALDKYERVFFIKTFSKVVMPALGLTMLIPPKKYIDSFSLNKYFIDTTTSGINQKFLEIFIKRGLLEKHLEKLRLNLKMKMEYMLSELQKIKHLEIIHIPKGGFFIWVNLANYINSEKFYYKCRLRGLSVLPGFIFYSSTEETTSKIRISIVSSKIEEMKKGLEIIQDVLNNCDFKLN